The window GCACGGTGACGAGCAGTTGGGGCCGCCACGCCGACGTCGGTCCGGTCTGCCGCAGTGTTTCGCCGAAGAGCCGGGTGAATGCCGCGGTGGTGAGCATGCCGGCGGACCGGGCGTCCGCGGTGCACAGCCGTGCGTAGGCGAAGCCTGCTTCCCAGTGCCGGTCGAGGAGTTCACCGACGGGATGGAGTGCCGGTGTCGCCCCCGTCCACTTCTTCAGTTCGGCGCTCAGCTGAGCGTCGGTCACTTCGAAGAGGCGGGGGTCATGAGGGGAATTCGACGGGCCTGCGTCATGCACGGCGGCATTCCTCCGGAGGGCATGCGGCTTTAATGGTTCATACCAACGGGTATGCTCCGGGCGCGGCTCTTGTGAAGCATGGGGCGTGTGGGAGCGAGGCACACCTTTGCACAGGTCAGGGACAGGGAACAAGCGATTCCAGTTTTTTGTGCATTGCGTGCCCGGCGATCAGGATTTGACGATTGGTCAACAGCCGATCGCAGTCATTTACGGCACATCGTCAGGGCAATCGGAAATGGCATTCACTCAAGGCTCTTCGGGAGCCGATGAAAACCATTGAACGGCCGCGCTTCCACCTTTTTGCCTGGTCATACGGACACACGCGCCTTCACCCGGCCTACACAAGTCATGCGCCAACCATTGGGCCACTCGCCCGGTACGCGCCGGGCGGCACCCCGTACCGTTCGCGGAACACCCGGTTGAAGTGAAACGGGCTGGCGAACCCGGAGGCGGCTGCCACGCGTTCCACGGACAGGCCGGTGGTCTCCAGCAGCCGGGCGGCGTGCCGCAGACGTGCCTCGCGCAGCGCGCGCATCGGTGACTGCCCGAGCTGCCGGGTGAAGAGGTGGGCGAACCGGGAGGGCGAGAGCGCGACGTGCTCGGCGAGCGAGCGCACCGTGTGCGGGGCGCCCGGATCGGCGGCGATCAGCGCCTCGGCCCGGCGTACCCGCTCGTCGACGCCGGGGTGGGACGGGGGCGTCCGCGCGGTGCCGGCGGTGAGCAGGACGACCTCTTCCAGTGCGCACAGGGCGAGTTCGCGGGCCGCGGTGCCGTGCGCCACCGCGACCGGCCCCTCCCCCGGCGCCGACGCGGGCGCCGAGGCGGGCGGCGCGCCCGTCCCCGTCCAGCGGGCGTCGGCGAGCATCCGGCGAAAGGCCGCCTCGACACGGCCGTGCACCGCGTCCGGCGTCGGCGTGACGACGTACATCCCCTCGCCGGTGTCGTACGGGCGCAGCCAGGACTGCCAGGAGGAGCGGGCCTGGCAGTGCACCCACCAGAACTCCCAGTGCCGTGCGCCGGGTTCGACCCCGTAGCCGTGCGGGACGCCCGGCGCGAGCACCACCAGATCCCCCGCCCCGGCCCGCGCCTCGGTGCTTCCGTGGCGCAGCCGGCCCCGCCCGCCGGTGGTCCAGGTGAACAGCCAGCTGTCCGCGCCGCGCGGCCGGTCGATGCCGTACCCCGGCGGCTGGTCGAAGTGCCCGACCACCACCAGGCCAGGCGGCGGGGCGGGATCGCCGGGTGCAGCAGTCTCGGGCAATCCGTCAGCGCTCACGGTCATCCTCCTGGGGCGGGCATCGGCCTAGCGTGGCCGGGTGAGCACGCCTGACCGAGGAGTGGACGCATGACAGCCACGGACATCGGCGCCACCGGCGCCCCCATCCTGCCCGAGACCGGGCTCCGCCAGTTTCGCGACGACGGCTTCACGGTCGTACGCGGACTGTTCGGGTACGACGAGATCGACCGGCTCCGCGAGCGGTTCGCGGCGCTGCACGCGGCCGGGCCGGTGGCCGGGCACTTCGAGCCCCGGCCGTCGGACGGCGACCCGTTGCGCGTGTATCCCCGGGTGATGCAGCCGCACGAGATCGACGAGCTGTCGCTGCGGGTGCTGCTCGATGCCCGGCTGCGCAGCGTGCTGGAGGTGCTGCTCGGGGAGGAGGTGCTGGCCGCGCAGAGCATGTTCTACTTCAAGCCGCCGGGTGCCCGGGGGCAGGCGTTGCACCAGGACAACTTCTATCTGCGCGTCGAGCCGGGCACGTGTGTGGCGGCGTGGATCGCGTGCGATGTGATCGACCGGGACAACGGCGGCCTCGAAGTCGTCCCCGGCACCCACGCCATGGACCTGTTCTGCCCGGAAACGGCGGACGCCGACGTGTCCTTCGCGCGTGAGTACGTGCCGCCGCCGCCCGGCCTTACGGCCGTACCCGTCGACATGGAGCCGGGGGACGTCCTGTTCTTCAACGG of the Streptomyces sp. T12 genome contains:
- a CDS encoding helix-turn-helix domain-containing protein; protein product: MTVSADGLPETAAPGDPAPPPGLVVVGHFDQPPGYGIDRPRGADSWLFTWTTGGRGRLRHGSTEARAGAGDLVVLAPGVPHGYGVEPGARHWEFWWVHCQARSSWQSWLRPYDTGEGMYVVTPTPDAVHGRVEAAFRRMLADARWTGTGAPPASAPASAPGEGPVAVAHGTAARELALCALEEVVLLTAGTARTPPSHPGVDERVRRAEALIAADPGAPHTVRSLAEHVALSPSRFAHLFTRQLGQSPMRALREARLRHAARLLETTGLSVERVAAASGFASPFHFNRVFRERYGVPPGAYRASGPMVGA
- a CDS encoding phytanoyl-CoA dioxygenase family protein translates to MTATDIGATGAPILPETGLRQFRDDGFTVVRGLFGYDEIDRLRERFAALHAAGPVAGHFEPRPSDGDPLRVYPRVMQPHEIDELSLRVLLDARLRSVLEVLLGEEVLAAQSMFYFKPPGARGQALHQDNFYLRVEPGTCVAAWIACDVIDRDNGGLEVVPGTHAMDLFCPETADADVSFAREYVPPPPGLTAVPVDMEPGDVLFFNGSLVHGSQPNRTEGRFRRSFIGHYVGRSTERIGEYYRTLTMSGDRVPLPHSEGSGPCGTEFAPHGPH